One segment of Arthrobacter sp. MMS18-M83 DNA contains the following:
- a CDS encoding Ig-like domain-containing protein, giving the protein MRNHIHHKNAAKNTEFPRALPAASPAALLAALLGALLAAVGFFWPVQAAQAAVVPNAITSISTTSTVGDQWSQVDFTCRWAVPDGSQPGDTFTLQLPPQLRWFGQTDFDLKNPAGETVATAHASDSGLVVFTLGSFVASHQGIGGTCSFSTLYTEKPTSGGTTQLDFQVGSTVIRVPVTIDQPCQQDCAPKPPATPEKGMWWSDTAQTELKSVFHLPATTLPTSDVTITDTPGPGTQIDCSQIVPRVGTALDQDGNIATPSDEASYPAVIACTPSLLTVTWTGLPKGELVQLFVVTKVTDANLDAYTNSGHVTVAGKETPVMVEVRRTSATGTGNGSAVPSPTPTVASPTPTRDGATEQATPPPTETPTTETPTTGTPAPSTAPVASPPETPAQPQPTAAPLAYTGAGGTAVIPMAVMLLAAGTVLALLGMRRSAKRRAH; this is encoded by the coding sequence ATGAGGAACCATATCCATCACAAGAACGCGGCCAAGAATACGGAGTTTCCCAGGGCTTTGCCCGCAGCTTCGCCAGCGGCGCTGCTGGCGGCTTTGCTCGGAGCCTTGCTCGCCGCCGTCGGGTTCTTTTGGCCTGTCCAGGCGGCCCAAGCCGCCGTTGTTCCGAACGCGATAACCTCCATCAGCACAACTTCGACCGTTGGCGACCAATGGTCGCAGGTGGACTTCACGTGCCGGTGGGCGGTCCCGGATGGGTCCCAGCCGGGCGACACCTTCACCCTGCAGCTTCCACCGCAATTGCGTTGGTTCGGTCAAACCGACTTCGACCTGAAGAACCCTGCAGGGGAGACCGTAGCCACAGCCCATGCATCCGACTCCGGGCTGGTTGTCTTCACACTGGGCAGCTTCGTCGCTTCGCACCAGGGAATCGGAGGCACCTGCAGTTTCAGCACCCTCTACACGGAGAAACCGACGTCGGGAGGGACAACCCAACTTGATTTCCAAGTTGGCTCCACGGTTATCCGCGTTCCCGTGACTATCGACCAGCCGTGCCAACAAGATTGCGCTCCCAAACCGCCCGCTACCCCGGAAAAAGGCATGTGGTGGTCGGACACGGCCCAGACGGAATTGAAGTCCGTCTTCCATTTGCCAGCCACTACCTTGCCAACGAGCGACGTCACCATCACCGACACGCCTGGGCCGGGCACCCAGATCGATTGCAGCCAAATCGTTCCGCGCGTGGGCACGGCCTTGGACCAAGACGGCAACATTGCAACTCCGAGCGATGAGGCCTCCTACCCTGCCGTGATCGCGTGCACGCCCTCGCTGTTGACCGTCACGTGGACGGGCCTGCCGAAGGGTGAACTGGTGCAACTCTTTGTCGTCACAAAGGTCACCGACGCAAACCTTGATGCCTACACAAACTCGGGCCACGTCACCGTTGCGGGGAAGGAGACGCCCGTGATGGTTGAAGTCCGCCGAACCAGCGCCACTGGAACGGGGAATGGATCTGCGGTGCCCTCGCCGACGCCCACCGTTGCCAGCCCCACACCCACCCGCGACGGGGCCACCGAGCAAGCGACTCCCCCGCCCACCGAAACTCCGACCACCGAAACTCCGACCACCGGGACTCCTGCTCCGAGCACCGCTCCAGTGGCCAGCCCGCCCGAAACACCAGCCCAGCCGCAGCCAACAGCCGCGCCACTGGCATATACCGGCGCTGGCGGCACGGCAGTCATCCCAATGGCGGTCATGCTCCTGGCCGCCGGAACGGTGCTTGCCTTGCTTGGGATGAGGAGATCAGCGAAGCGGCGGGCCCACTGA
- a CDS encoding dihydrodipicolinate synthase family protein — protein MTSLLLPNHDGGTRHYTLQPATSWARPTAPLTSRRAYAAAHVIPEATADNTPGAPARLDWDATMAYRHELWSYGLGVADAMDTAQRGMGLDWAATQQLIKRTGVEAASVVASGNAATAGKTVQDLVSCGAGTDQLDLDSVPEGPAGIKGVLDAYREQIAVVSEAGPKVIIMASRALAKVATSPDDYLRVYSTLLGEVDQPVILHWLGTMFDPALAGYWGSDDVGEATETFLGLIRDHADKVDGVKVSLLDASHEVALRAALPEGVRLYTGDDFNYPELIDGAGTDHSDALLGIFAAIYPAASVALQKYDAGNAADGRAILDSTRDLGKHIFSAPTFYYKTGIAFMSWLNGKQPGFQMVGGLHSGRSVVHLARTFELADQAGLLRDPALAAFRMSDYLRINGVGA, from the coding sequence ATGACTTCCCTCCTTCTTCCAAACCACGACGGCGGGACCCGCCACTACACGCTGCAGCCAGCAACCTCGTGGGCCAGGCCGACGGCGCCGTTGACGTCCCGGCGCGCCTACGCAGCGGCACACGTCATTCCCGAAGCGACCGCCGACAATACTCCGGGCGCCCCGGCGCGCTTGGACTGGGACGCAACGATGGCCTACCGGCACGAGCTGTGGTCCTACGGCCTGGGGGTTGCCGATGCGATGGACACGGCCCAGCGCGGCATGGGCTTGGACTGGGCCGCGACGCAGCAGCTCATCAAGCGCACCGGCGTCGAAGCGGCCTCCGTGGTAGCGTCCGGCAACGCCGCCACCGCCGGGAAGACCGTCCAAGACCTCGTCTCCTGCGGAGCCGGAACCGACCAGCTGGACCTCGACTCTGTTCCGGAGGGTCCCGCCGGAATCAAGGGCGTGCTGGACGCGTACCGCGAGCAGATCGCCGTCGTGAGCGAAGCCGGACCGAAGGTCATCATCATGGCGTCCCGGGCGCTGGCCAAAGTGGCAACGAGCCCGGATGATTACCTGCGCGTCTACTCCACGCTCCTCGGCGAAGTGGACCAGCCTGTCATCCTGCACTGGCTCGGGACCATGTTTGATCCCGCGCTGGCGGGCTATTGGGGCTCGGATGATGTCGGGGAGGCAACCGAAACGTTCCTTGGCCTCATCCGCGATCACGCGGACAAAGTGGACGGCGTGAAGGTCTCGCTGCTGGATGCTTCGCACGAAGTTGCCCTGCGCGCAGCTCTTCCGGAGGGCGTCCGCCTCTACACCGGCGACGATTTCAACTACCCGGAACTGATCGACGGCGCCGGCACCGACCACTCGGACGCACTGCTGGGCATCTTCGCTGCGATCTACCCTGCCGCCTCGGTCGCTTTGCAGAAGTACGACGCCGGAAACGCTGCGGATGGGCGCGCCATCCTGGACTCCACCCGCGATCTCGGCAAACACATCTTCAGCGCCCCCACGTTCTACTACAAGACCGGGATCGCCTTCATGTCCTGGCTCAACGGCAAGCAGCCCGGATTCCAGATGGTCGGCGGGCTGCATTCCGGCCGCTCCGTGGTCCACCTGGCCCGCACTTTCGAACTCGCCGACCAGGCCGGACTCTTGCGCGATCCCGCGCTGGCCGCCTTCCGGATGTCCGATTACCTTCGCATCAACGGAGTGGGCGCATGA
- a CDS encoding LacI family DNA-binding transcriptional regulator has product MTASTLSEVAKLAGVSPATASRVLNGSARTPAPEIAERVRQAADTLGYIANAQAQALAKSSTGLIGLIVHDIADPYFSAIAQGVQAAARQERRMVLLATTNGTPAEEKHAVVAFAARRAESIVIAGSRSTRAEDAHANTELAAELDRYCRNGGRVGVVGKPILGVAETDSYRTITVPNEQLARDLAQELAHTHKGPFVIVAGPDGLATSDERVAGFQRGLSDAGQPAADVVHVAFNRNGGFDAGIELAWRIKASVPSAPEQRLCIFATNDVMAIGVAAALRDQGLRVPHDAGLAGFDDIEWLRDFRPALSTVHLPLEEIGRLATLGSSNERKAGEEPGPRSSVTGKVMLRRSTETPHLPRG; this is encoded by the coding sequence GTGACTGCAAGCACGCTGTCCGAAGTGGCCAAACTGGCCGGCGTCTCCCCCGCCACCGCCTCCCGGGTGCTCAATGGTTCCGCCCGAACCCCCGCACCGGAGATCGCCGAGCGCGTCCGGCAGGCGGCCGATACCCTTGGCTACATTGCGAATGCGCAGGCCCAGGCGCTGGCGAAATCCAGCACGGGGCTCATTGGCCTGATCGTGCACGACATCGCGGACCCCTATTTTTCCGCCATAGCGCAAGGCGTCCAGGCCGCAGCACGGCAGGAGCGCCGCATGGTGCTTCTCGCCACTACCAACGGCACACCCGCTGAGGAGAAGCATGCCGTCGTCGCCTTCGCTGCGCGGCGGGCCGAGTCGATCGTCATCGCAGGATCGCGTTCGACACGCGCCGAAGACGCCCATGCGAACACCGAACTAGCCGCCGAATTGGACCGCTACTGCCGCAACGGCGGGCGAGTGGGCGTCGTCGGGAAACCGATTCTGGGCGTCGCCGAAACGGACAGCTACCGCACCATCACCGTCCCTAACGAGCAACTTGCGCGGGATCTGGCGCAGGAATTGGCGCACACCCACAAAGGGCCGTTCGTCATTGTGGCCGGGCCAGATGGACTGGCCACTTCGGATGAGCGCGTCGCGGGATTCCAACGCGGCTTGTCCGACGCCGGCCAGCCCGCCGCGGATGTTGTGCACGTCGCGTTCAACCGGAACGGTGGCTTCGACGCCGGCATTGAGCTTGCCTGGCGTATCAAGGCGTCCGTCCCGTCTGCGCCGGAGCAGCGCTTGTGCATTTTCGCGACGAACGATGTCATGGCCATCGGGGTGGCGGCCGCGTTGAGGGACCAAGGGCTCAGAGTCCCCCATGACGCCGGCCTCGCAGGATTCGACGACATCGAATGGCTCCGAGACTTCCGGCCGGCGCTTTCCACTGTCCACCTTCCCCTTGAGGAGATCGGCAGGCTCGCCACTCTCGGAAGCTCCAACGAGCGGAAGGCAGGCGAGGAGCCCGGCCCCCGCTCCTCCGTCACCGGCAAAGTGATGCTTCGACGTAGCACCGAAACACCCCACTTGCCCCGAGGGTAG
- a CDS encoding sugar phosphate isomerase/epimerase family protein, whose amino-acid sequence MSDFSRLSLNSATTKKWTLAEAVCGCVRAGIPAIGPWRDIVADTGLDKAAKLIKDAGLRVSSLCRGGFLTAADAAGRAAALADNRAAILEAVALDTRELFLVVGGLAAGEKDVVAARQRVADRLEDLVPFAVEHGVRLVLEPLHPMYAADRALISTLGQALDLAAPYDAQAVGVAVDTFHVWWDPELKQQIQRAGREKRIASYQVCDFNLPIAADALLSRGMMGDGVIDFATIGTWVRDAGYTGDIEVEIFNQEIWDADGDAVLETTKQRYAELVLPYA is encoded by the coding sequence ATGAGCGACTTTTCGAGATTGTCACTGAACAGCGCCACAACCAAGAAATGGACGCTCGCCGAAGCCGTGTGCGGCTGCGTCCGTGCCGGCATTCCGGCGATCGGGCCGTGGCGCGACATCGTCGCCGACACTGGCCTGGACAAGGCCGCCAAGCTGATCAAGGATGCCGGACTGCGCGTATCGTCCCTCTGCCGGGGCGGTTTCCTCACAGCGGCCGACGCCGCGGGGCGGGCGGCCGCGCTGGCGGACAACCGCGCGGCCATCCTTGAAGCCGTGGCGTTGGATACCCGGGAGCTGTTCCTGGTGGTCGGCGGGCTCGCGGCGGGGGAGAAGGACGTCGTCGCAGCCCGTCAGCGCGTGGCCGATCGCCTCGAGGACCTGGTGCCTTTCGCCGTCGAACATGGGGTCCGGCTGGTGCTTGAGCCGTTGCACCCGATGTACGCGGCGGACCGGGCCCTCATCTCGACGCTCGGCCAGGCACTCGACCTCGCCGCGCCTTACGACGCTCAGGCCGTCGGCGTCGCCGTCGACACCTTCCACGTCTGGTGGGATCCGGAACTGAAGCAGCAGATCCAGCGGGCCGGCCGGGAAAAGCGGATCGCGTCCTACCAAGTGTGCGATTTCAACCTCCCCATCGCCGCCGACGCGCTGCTCTCGCGCGGCATGATGGGCGACGGCGTGATCGACTTCGCGACGATCGGCACCTGGGTGAGGGACGCCGGCTACACGGGCGACATCGAGGTGGAAATCTTCAACCAGGAGATCTGGGACGCCGACGGCGACGCGGTCCTGGAAACCACGAAGCAGCGCTACGCGGAGCTCGTGCTCCCGTACGCGTAA
- a CDS encoding DUF1684 domain-containing protein, with protein sequence MSTTAPSPDAQLERWQRFRNGRNAALAAEHGWLTLTSFQWLESAPAAVELVPGLWSTDGTTATLTASAADGLTLVETGAPVDGTISATLQDEESLMWVQFGGADGTQVLVELAMRADKYAIRTRDDSSPVLTEFEAVPTYEYNPDWVLEGRFEAYPEPVDVPIGTANPLVDGVHRSVGEIVFRAPGLPHEIRLHAEAEKLGALNVTFHDETNGNTTDEWRKLAVSRPRHDGSVVLDFNRAINYPSAFTPYGTCPMPVAGNSIDVAVEAGEKLPTGRIV encoded by the coding sequence ATGAGCACAACAGCCCCCTCACCCGATGCCCAGCTGGAACGTTGGCAGCGTTTCCGCAACGGCCGCAACGCTGCCCTCGCGGCGGAACACGGCTGGCTGACGCTCACCTCCTTCCAGTGGCTCGAATCCGCACCCGCCGCCGTCGAACTCGTCCCGGGACTCTGGTCAACCGACGGTACGACGGCGACCCTCACCGCGAGCGCGGCCGATGGACTCACGCTCGTGGAGACGGGAGCTCCCGTGGACGGCACGATTTCGGCCACCCTCCAGGATGAGGAATCACTCATGTGGGTGCAATTCGGCGGCGCGGACGGCACCCAGGTGCTGGTGGAACTCGCCATGCGCGCGGACAAGTACGCCATCCGAACCAGGGACGACTCCTCGCCGGTACTGACGGAATTCGAGGCCGTTCCCACCTATGAATACAATCCGGACTGGGTGCTTGAGGGTCGTTTCGAGGCCTACCCGGAGCCCGTGGATGTACCGATCGGGACGGCCAATCCTTTGGTGGACGGGGTGCACCGCTCCGTGGGCGAGATCGTTTTCCGTGCCCCGGGACTTCCCCACGAGATCCGCCTGCATGCTGAAGCCGAGAAGCTCGGCGCCCTCAACGTGACGTTCCACGACGAAACGAACGGCAACACCACGGACGAATGGCGCAAACTGGCCGTCTCACGCCCCCGGCACGATGGCTCAGTGGTGCTGGACTTCAACCGCGCCATCAACTACCCCAGCGCCTTCACCCCGTATGGCACGTGCCCCATGCCGGTGGCAGGAAACTCGATCGACGTGGCGGTGGAGGCCGGGGAGAAACTGCCGACCGGGCGGATCGTCTAA
- a CDS encoding zf-HC2 domain-containing protein: MAPSTTSSTADAASDGQLIAMVRSGDLDAYDGLYARHVSIASTVARRNVDNLSDADDVVAEAFQSVLQSLVAGKGPEHFFRAYLLSAVTRLSHHKNRKAGRTLPTSDETVLDHKMTPDDPAIQAFESQTVARAFRSLPERWQAALWYLDVERMKPAAVAPILGLSPNAVSALGLRAREGLRRQYLQMHVSETPEGACTEFVSQLGTYVRGGLPKSAEAKVRDHLDGCAKCTAVLLDLKDVQGTMRAVLLPLITGVPLAAWGGKASGLGVAGHLPAAPAASGVAGISQPLVMSILAALAVGLVVGALGIVEVLTGQPAPRAYQDAEVRTTQPPRPTSTPAQPEAPAPVVSASPEPPLLPAWPSAPEPPVVAEPPFALPTPAPVPARSATPAPTSVPTSTPSPTPSRTSTPTPSPRPTPTRTPNRAKVTGTASRTDSGVDPTTATLEPVFTLSPGSGLGKATADFSLNRRGSISSSSVTTPAGWTCSPKPLDPSSISCATNSVQPGELKFTFNVAVPHYWHSHTLTYGLSGTGIETNTFYYDF, from the coding sequence ATGGCTCCTAGTACTACCTCTTCAACGGCCGACGCTGCCAGCGACGGTCAACTCATCGCCATGGTCCGTAGCGGGGACCTGGATGCCTATGACGGGCTGTACGCTCGGCACGTCTCCATTGCCTCCACTGTGGCGCGCAGGAACGTTGACAACCTCAGCGACGCCGACGACGTTGTTGCTGAAGCATTCCAGTCCGTTCTGCAGAGCCTGGTGGCGGGCAAAGGGCCCGAACATTTCTTCCGTGCGTACTTGTTGTCGGCGGTGACCCGGCTTTCCCACCACAAGAACCGCAAAGCCGGCCGCACGCTGCCAACCAGCGATGAGACGGTCCTTGACCACAAAATGACGCCGGACGATCCCGCGATCCAGGCCTTCGAATCACAAACGGTGGCCCGCGCGTTCCGCTCGTTACCGGAACGGTGGCAGGCGGCATTGTGGTACTTGGACGTGGAACGGATGAAACCCGCTGCCGTCGCTCCGATCCTGGGGCTCTCGCCCAATGCCGTCTCCGCGCTTGGCTTGCGGGCGCGGGAAGGGCTTCGGCGCCAGTATCTGCAGATGCATGTCAGCGAGACTCCGGAGGGCGCCTGCACGGAATTCGTCTCCCAGTTGGGAACCTATGTTCGCGGTGGTCTGCCCAAATCGGCCGAGGCGAAAGTACGGGACCATCTTGATGGCTGCGCCAAATGCACGGCGGTGCTGCTGGACCTCAAGGACGTCCAGGGAACTATGCGGGCCGTGCTCCTGCCCTTGATCACAGGTGTCCCATTGGCCGCCTGGGGAGGGAAAGCCTCAGGGCTGGGAGTTGCGGGCCACCTACCTGCGGCCCCCGCGGCTTCCGGGGTCGCCGGGATCTCGCAGCCCTTGGTGATGTCGATTTTGGCCGCGCTCGCGGTGGGGCTGGTGGTCGGCGCCCTCGGCATCGTCGAGGTCCTGACCGGCCAGCCGGCACCACGGGCGTATCAGGATGCCGAGGTACGAACCACGCAGCCGCCCCGGCCGACGTCGACGCCGGCACAGCCCGAGGCGCCCGCGCCCGTCGTCTCTGCGTCGCCAGAGCCGCCGCTGCTTCCGGCGTGGCCGAGCGCTCCGGAGCCGCCGGTGGTCGCTGAGCCCCCCTTCGCGTTACCGACTCCGGCGCCAGTGCCCGCGCGGTCCGCCACGCCCGCACCCACTTCCGTGCCGACGTCGACCCCCTCGCCGACGCCGTCGCGAACCTCGACGCCGACGCCGTCGCCCCGTCCGACGCCCACGCGCACGCCGAATCGAGCGAAAGTCACCGGTACCGCGAGCCGCACAGATTCGGGTGTGGACCCCACGACGGCAACGCTGGAACCAGTCTTCACCCTGTCGCCTGGGAGTGGACTCGGGAAGGCCACCGCCGACTTTTCACTCAACAGGCGTGGCTCAATTTCGAGCAGTTCCGTTACCACTCCCGCGGGCTGGACCTGCTCGCCAAAGCCGTTGGATCCTTCCAGCATCAGTTGCGCCACGAATTCGGTGCAGCCTGGCGAATTGAAGTTCACCTTCAACGTCGCCGTCCCGCACTACTGGCATAGCCACACCTTGACGTATGGCTTGAGTGGAACAGGGATTGAAACGAACACCTTCTACTACGACTTCTGA
- a CDS encoding DUF6807 family protein — protein MGTLSTPVPAERKQPSHEPSRVALVGVHGFGAHHLQNLERLQANGVVRLVAVADPNPPTPGALPPGTGVFSNLDELLAGTPALDLVIVATPIQTHAQLALTTLPHADLYLEKPPVASLADFNRLQEAATAAGRSVQVGFQSLGSRGLQAIEDLLAVGEIGTLLGISATGRWVRDRAYYKRSRWAGKRSLDGIDVVDGVATNPLAHAIATALRIAGARTVDDLASVETDLYRANDIESDDTSVIRIRTAAGLPITCALTLCAAESVEPYITLQGSEGTAVFHYTEDRLGVSSAARERETVYSRVDLTEDLLEHRRQQRFPQGPPTAAPLISPLADSGAFMRVLEAIRTAESPALIPEQYVAWEGEGDAARAVIVGIEEALERATAAHATFSELGLPWARPAAVDVERPVLGLPDGGEPGASVIETGQGAAVVLATVQSGAGLAARLSPRPYLHPVRSLGGVKVTDHLPADHPWHLGAGFALQDVNGTNFWGGKTYTRAAGRYEERQDHGRIIELSAASGPGLLEQELSWQAPDGTELLRERRTTRSRLIDPRTWQLDLATELTAVVDSSLGGPGSNGAAGSGYGGFFWRLPACAEAEVFTADRHGEPDVHGSASPWLAWTADFPEGPASLVFAAPDAEQDPWFVRMSDYPAVGSALAWDRPVELAAGESLVRSMSVWIVDAKLSPAEVAKLTAARGSAAQ, from the coding sequence ATGGGCACCCTGTCCACGCCCGTCCCGGCAGAACGCAAACAGCCCAGCCATGAGCCCAGCAGGGTGGCCCTCGTCGGGGTTCACGGCTTCGGCGCGCATCACCTGCAGAACCTCGAAAGGCTCCAGGCCAACGGCGTCGTCCGCCTTGTTGCCGTCGCGGATCCGAATCCTCCTACCCCCGGCGCGCTCCCGCCCGGAACGGGTGTATTCAGCAACCTGGACGAACTCCTGGCGGGAACCCCGGCGCTGGACCTGGTCATTGTGGCCACCCCCATCCAAACGCACGCGCAACTCGCACTCACAACGCTCCCCCACGCCGATTTGTACCTGGAGAAGCCTCCGGTCGCTTCCCTCGCCGATTTCAATAGGCTGCAGGAAGCCGCCACCGCGGCCGGCAGAAGCGTCCAGGTCGGCTTCCAAAGTCTCGGATCCCGAGGCCTCCAGGCGATCGAGGACCTGCTCGCGGTTGGAGAGATCGGCACGCTCCTAGGCATCTCGGCCACCGGGCGTTGGGTGCGTGACCGCGCCTATTACAAGCGCTCACGATGGGCGGGCAAACGCAGCCTGGATGGCATCGACGTCGTAGACGGGGTGGCAACCAACCCGCTGGCTCACGCCATCGCCACCGCGCTGAGGATCGCCGGGGCGCGGACGGTAGACGATCTTGCCTCCGTGGAAACGGACCTGTACCGCGCCAATGACATCGAATCCGATGACACCTCCGTGATCCGCATCCGCACCGCCGCAGGCTTGCCCATCACGTGCGCGCTCACGTTGTGCGCAGCCGAATCCGTGGAGCCGTACATCACGCTGCAGGGCAGCGAAGGCACCGCGGTCTTCCACTACACCGAAGACCGCCTCGGCGTCAGCTCCGCCGCCAGGGAGCGCGAAACCGTATACAGCCGGGTGGACCTCACGGAGGACCTGCTGGAGCATCGTCGCCAGCAGCGCTTCCCGCAGGGCCCGCCAACCGCCGCGCCGCTGATCAGCCCGCTCGCGGACAGCGGCGCCTTCATGCGGGTGCTGGAAGCCATCCGCACGGCAGAATCTCCGGCGCTGATCCCTGAGCAGTATGTCGCCTGGGAGGGCGAGGGTGATGCCGCCCGCGCTGTGATCGTCGGAATCGAAGAGGCGTTGGAACGCGCGACGGCGGCGCACGCCACCTTCAGCGAACTCGGCTTGCCGTGGGCGCGGCCTGCCGCCGTCGACGTCGAAAGGCCGGTTTTGGGCCTGCCCGACGGCGGTGAGCCGGGCGCCTCTGTGATTGAAACCGGCCAGGGCGCCGCCGTCGTGTTGGCAACCGTGCAGAGCGGTGCCGGCCTTGCCGCGCGGCTTTCGCCGCGGCCTTACCTGCACCCGGTCCGCTCACTCGGTGGAGTCAAGGTCACCGACCATCTGCCGGCGGACCACCCTTGGCATCTTGGCGCGGGATTCGCCTTGCAGGATGTGAACGGCACCAATTTCTGGGGCGGCAAAACGTACACCCGCGCTGCGGGCCGTTACGAAGAGCGGCAGGACCATGGCCGCATCATCGAACTGTCCGCAGCGTCAGGGCCAGGCCTCCTGGAACAGGAATTGAGCTGGCAGGCACCGGACGGCACTGAGCTCCTTCGGGAACGCCGAACCACGCGCTCCCGGCTGATTGACCCCCGCACGTGGCAACTGGACTTGGCAACAGAACTGACCGCCGTCGTCGACTCTTCGTTGGGTGGCCCTGGCTCCAACGGCGCCGCCGGAAGCGGCTACGGCGGCTTCTTCTGGCGCTTGCCTGCGTGCGCCGAGGCTGAAGTCTTCACAGCGGATAGGCACGGCGAACCGGACGTCCACGGCTCCGCGTCGCCGTGGCTGGCCTGGACGGCGGACTTCCCTGAAGGCCCTGCCAGCCTGGTGTTCGCGGCTCCGGACGCGGAGCAGGATCCTTGGTTCGTCCGGATGTCGGATTACCCGGCAGTGGGTTCGGCCCTGGCCTGGGACCGGCCCGTGGAGCTTGCCGCCGGCGAATCCTTGGTCCGCTCCATGTCGGTGTGGATCGTGGACGCCAAGTTGTCGCCGGCCGAGGTTGCCAAGCTGACGGCCGCGCGGGGTTCCGCCGCACAATAG
- a CDS encoding Gfo/Idh/MocA family protein has product MGYETKTIRIAMNGITGRMGYRQHLLRSILPIRDAGGFTLADGTKVQVEPILVGRNEAKIRELAELHKVSEWSTDLDAVINDPTVDVVFDASMTSLRAATLKKAMRAGKHIFTEKPTAETLEEAIELARIGKEVGVTAGVVHDKLYLPGLVKLRRLADEGFFGRILSIRGEFGYWVFEGDVQAAQRPSWNYRKEDGGGMTTDMFCHWNYVLEGIIGKVKSVNAKTATHIPTRWDEAGKEYKATADDASYGIFELETPGGDEVIGQINSSWAVRVYRDELVEFQIDGTHGSAVAGLNKCVAQQRAHTPKPVWNPDLPVTESFRSQWLEVPANADLDNGFKLQWEEFLRDVVGGREHRFGLLSAARGVQLAELGLQSSAERRTIDIPEIVL; this is encoded by the coding sequence ATGGGCTACGAAACAAAGACGATCCGCATCGCCATGAACGGCATCACCGGCCGGATGGGCTACCGCCAGCACCTGCTGCGCTCCATCCTCCCCATCCGCGACGCCGGGGGCTTCACCCTGGCGGACGGCACCAAGGTTCAGGTTGAGCCGATCTTGGTGGGCCGCAACGAGGCGAAGATCCGCGAGCTCGCCGAACTCCACAAGGTCTCCGAGTGGTCCACCGACCTCGACGCCGTCATCAATGACCCTACTGTCGACGTCGTTTTCGATGCGTCGATGACCAGCCTCCGCGCCGCGACCCTGAAGAAGGCTATGCGCGCCGGGAAGCACATCTTCACCGAGAAGCCGACGGCGGAGACGTTGGAGGAGGCGATCGAGCTGGCCCGGATCGGCAAGGAAGTCGGCGTCACGGCAGGCGTGGTGCACGACAAGCTGTACCTGCCGGGCCTGGTGAAGCTGCGCCGCCTCGCGGATGAGGGCTTCTTCGGCCGGATCCTGTCCATCCGCGGCGAATTCGGCTACTGGGTGTTCGAAGGCGACGTCCAGGCAGCGCAGCGCCCGTCCTGGAACTACCGCAAGGAAGACGGCGGCGGAATGACAACGGACATGTTCTGCCACTGGAACTACGTCCTTGAAGGCATTATCGGCAAGGTCAAGAGCGTCAACGCCAAGACCGCCACCCACATCCCCACCCGTTGGGACGAAGCCGGCAAGGAATACAAGGCCACGGCCGACGACGCCTCCTACGGCATCTTTGAGCTCGAGACCCCGGGCGGAGACGAAGTCATCGGCCAGATCAACTCCTCCTGGGCCGTCCGGGTTTACAGGGACGAACTCGTCGAGTTCCAGATCGACGGCACGCACGGTTCCGCCGTCGCGGGCTTGAACAAGTGCGTCGCGCAGCAGCGCGCCCACACGCCCAAGCCCGTCTGGAACCCCGACCTGCCGGTCACGGAGTCCTTCCGCAGCCAGTGGCTGGAAGTCCCTGCCAACGCCGATCTGGACAACGGCTTCAAGCTCCAGTGGGAAGAATTCCTGCGCGACGTTGTCGGCGGCCGCGAGCACCGCTTTGGCCTGCTCTCCGCCGCCCGCGGCGTGCAGCTCGCCGAACTCGGCCTGCAGTCCTCTGCCGAGCGCCGCACCATCGATATCCCGGAGATCGTGCTCTGA